A genomic window from Brassica oleracea var. oleracea cultivar TO1000 chromosome C8, BOL, whole genome shotgun sequence includes:
- the LOC106308922 gene encoding uncharacterized protein LOC106308922 produces MDSQTRPKNPGTTHPKPHGVPASTVRGQKRGSRSYADVDPNNLPVKKPRTMVSPHQTGNKIAEPRTRRLSRQFWKAGDDKEDERPPRNCGNDAAIKVHPQFLHANATSHKWALGAFAELLDNSLDEACNGATYVHVDSTTNQKDGKSSMLIVQDNGGGMDPNRFRECLSLGYSRKRNVANTVGQYGNGFKTSTMRLGADAIVFTRSRGANSGNTTQSVGMLSYTYLYETRKSEAVVPTVDFELVDNNWVALTHGDRDKWFDNLETIVKWSPYVSQQAMFDQFDLLEEQGTQIVIYNLWDDDEGKLELDFDTDGHDIQLRGVNRDEKKIEMAKAHPNSRHFLTYRHSLRSYASILYLRLPPNFRIILRGKEVEHHSLLEDMMMTEDITYRPVASPELSSDEDMVAALKIGFVKDAHHHIDIQGFNVYHKNRLIKPFWRVWNAAGSDGRGVIGLLEANFIQPAHNKQGFERTALLARVENRLNKYQKTYWSKRCHEIGYAPRRIQKNHESGVTEAPTSADPAQCRPNRNSQKETTQPSVANRTHEIGLKNRTNGLGVSCKETRLVHQAAEFQKQKAQLEPQVRHPKARVQELEKRQKAQLEEKTRNLKNVETKQVAELQRQKRQLELQLRQSKSKVQDLEKRPKVKDYESAKLVVELQRQKGQLELQIKQSQYKIQDLEKRHKVKEDDLQRQKACLELSKSVVQDLEDSLKVKDVESSKLVEELHEHKAKIQDLEESQKVVDELVVELQRDRGLLESQLKVSQAKNQEFEKSQKAVMDVFQEERGRRDVTEDALRKKLRGAYDVMDTLKMKVNALEADQAFCKKVHMHML; encoded by the coding sequence ATGGATTCTCAAACGAGACCTAAGAATCCTGGTACTACTCACCCTAAACCCCACGGTGTCCCCGCTTCGACCGTCCGTGGACAGAAGAGAGGTTCCAGAAGCTACGCCGACGTTGATCCTAATAACTTGCCCGTCAAGAAACCGAGGACGATGGTTAGCCCTCACCAAACCGGTAACAAAATCGCGGAACCGAGAACTCGGAGGCTCTCTAGACAATTCTGGAAAGCAGGAGACGACAAAGAAGACGAGCGTCCGCCTCGCAACTGCGGCAACGACGCGGCGATTAAAGTTCACCCTCAGTTTCTTCACGCCAACGCCACCAGCCACAAGTGGGCGCTCGGAGCCTTCGCCGAGCTCTTGGACAACTCTCTAGACGAGGCGTGTAACGGTGCGACATACGTTCACGTGGACTCAACGACGAATCAAAAGGACGGTAAGAGCAGCATGCTCATAGTTCAAGACAACGGGGGCGGGATGGATCCGAACAGGTTTAGAGAGTGTCTCTCTTTAGGTTATTCAAGAAAACGTAACGTGGCTAACACGGTTGGTCAATACGGTAACGGGTTCAAGACTAGTACGATGAGACTTGGCGCTGACGCAATCGTCTTCACGCGTTCTAGAGGAGCCAACTCTGGTAACACGACGCAGAGCGTTGGTATGTTGTCGTATACTTACCTCTACGAGACGAGGAAGAGCGAAGCCGTGGTCCCCACGGTGGACTTTGAGCTGGTGGATAACAACTGGGTTGCGTTGACGCACGGCGATAGAGATAAGTGGTTTGATAACCTAGAGACTATAGTGAAGTGGTCTCCTTATGTCTCTCAACAAGCTATGTTCGACCAGTTTGATTTACTTGAGGAGCAAGGTACTCAAATCGTTATTTATAATCTATGGGATGATGATGAAGGGAAGCTGGAGCTTGATTTCGACACTGATGGTCACGATATTCAACTCAGAGGTGTGAATAGAGATGAGAAGAAGATAGAGATGGCTAAAGCTCACCCTAACTCGAGGCACTTCTTGACTTATCGTCACTCTCTACGCAGCTATGCGTCGATATTGTATCTCAGACTTCCACCAAACTTCAGAATCATACTCCGCGGCAAAGAAGTGGAGCATCACAGCTTGTTGGAGGACATGATGATGACCGAAGACATAACGTATAGGCCTGTGGCTTCTCCGGAGTTGTCATCAGATGAAGACATGGTTGCTGCTCTAAAGATTGGTTTTGTGAAAGATGCTCATCATCACATTGACATACAAGGGTTCAATGTCTACCACAAGAACCGGCTTATCAAGCCCTTTTGGAGGGTTTGGAACGCTGCTGGAAGCGATGGACGCGGTGTGATTGGTTTGCTTGAAGCTAACTTTATACAGCCAGCTCACAACAAGCAAGGGTTTGAGAGGACCGCTCTTCTTGCTAGAGTTGAGAACAGGTTGAACAAGTATCAGAAGACTTATTGGTCTAAGAGGTGTCATGAGATTGGGTATGCTCCAAGGAGGATTCAGAAGAATCATGAAAGTGGTGTCACTGAAGCTCCTACTAGTGCAGATCCAGCTCAGTGCAGGCCAAATAGAAACTCTCAGAAGGAGACTACACAACCAAGTGTTGCTAACAGAACGCATGAGATTGGGCTTAAGAACAGGACTAATGGGCTTGGGGTGAGTTGCAAGGAAACAAGGTTAGTTCATCAAGCAGCTGAGTTTCAGAAGCAGAAGGCACAGCTTGAGCCGCAAGTCAGACATCCAAAAGCTAGGGTTCAAGAATTGGAGAAGAGACAGAAAGCACAGCTTGAGGAGAAGACAAGAAATTTAAAAAATGTAGAGACAAAACAGGTGGCTGAGTTGCAGAGACAGAAGAGACAGCTTGAGCTGCAACTCAGACAGTCAAAATCCAAGGTTCAAGATTTGGAGAAGAGGCCCAAGGTCAAAGATTATGAGTCAGCAAAACTTGTGGTTGAGCTGCAGAGACAGAAGGGACAGCTTGAGTTGCAAATCAAGCAGTCACAGTATAAAATTCAAGATTTGGAGAAGAGGCACAAGGTCAAAGAGGATGATCTCCAGAGACAGAAAGCCTGTCTTGAGTTATCAAAGTCTGTAGTCCAAGACTTGGAGGATTCACTCAAGGTGAAAGATGTTGAATCATCAAAACTGGTGGAGGAGTTACATGAACATAAAGCTAAGATCCAGGATTTGGAGGAATCTCAAAAGGTTGTAGATGAATTGGTGGTAGAGCTGCAGAGAGATAGAGGGTTGCTTGAGTCACAACTCAAGGTGTCACAAGCAAAGAACCAAGAGTTTGAAAAGTCGCAGAAGGCAGTGATGGATGTATTTCAAGAAGAAAGAGGCCGCAGAGATGTGACAGAGGATGCATTGAGGAAGAAACTACGAGGAGCCTATGATGTCATGGACACGCTAAAAATGAAAGTGAATGCCCTTGAAGCGGACCAAGCATTTTGTAAGAAGGTTCACATGCACATGCTTTAA
- the LOC106311533 gene encoding probable splicing factor 3A subunit 1 — MLSSMQILPLEAPPTDGNLGPLPPSQLTDQEIEERELQSEQTRSNQAPESVATHTRTIGIIHPPPDIRSIVEKTAQFVSKNGLEFEKRIMASNAKNAKFNFLTSSDPYHAFYQHKLAEYRAQNEDGAQGNDADGADLQLDGGGDEGEAGEAKPDLQAQFRVPPKPLEPPEPEKYTVRLPEGITGEELEYIKLTAQFVARNGKSFLTGLQSRENNNPQFFFMKPTHSMFPLFTSLVDAYFDVLKPPEDLKEKLRKSAADLTTVLERCLHRLEWDRSQEQQRKKEEDEKEQERVQMAMIDWHDFVVVESIDFADEEDEELPPPMTLEEVIRRSKVSAAMEEDEVVEPGKEVEMEMDEEEMKLVADGMRAANLEENGVYVRIENMNEEAPMRIVKNWKRPEDRIPTERDPTKVVISPITGELIPINEMSEHMRISLIDPKFKEQKDRMFAKIRETTLAQDDEIAKNIVGLARLRPDIFGTTEEEVSNAVKAEIEKKKDEQPSQVIWDGHTGSIGRTANQALAQNANGEEQGNGVYGDPNSFPGPAALPPPRPGVPVVRPLPPPPNLALNLPRPPPSVQYPPRPLGVPMMQAMHPQHQLSMPGQPGHPSMMMMNRPPQMQPGGMHVPPPPGSQFAHLQVPRPYGQLAPPPIGMMQPPPMHGMPPPPPPGEAPPPLPEEPEPKRQKLDESALVPEEQFLAQHPGSATIRVSVPNVDDGQVIEITVQSLSENVGSLKEKIAGETQIPANKQKLSGKAGFLKDNMSLAHYNLGAGEILTLSLRERGGRKR; from the exons ATGTTAAGTTCGATGCAGATACTGCCACTCGAGGCTCCTCCCACCGACGGGAACCTCGGCCCGCTCCCTCCTTCGCAGCTAACCGATCAAGAAATCGAAGAGAGAGAGTTGCAATCGGAGCAGACCAGATCGAATCAAGCTCCGGAATCTGTAGCGACTCACACGAGGACTATCGGAATCATTCACCCGCCTCCAGATATCAGAAGCATCGTCGAGAAAACGGCGCAGTTTGTTTCCAAGAACGGGTTGGAGTTCGAGAAGAGGATCATGGCTAGCAATGCCAAGAATGCTAAATTCAACTTTTTGACCAGCTCTGATCCGTATCATGCGTTTTACCAGCATAAGCTCGCTGAGTATCGTGCTCAGAATGAAGATGGGGCTCAGGGTAATGATGCAGATGGTGCAGATCTTCAACTTGATGGTGGTGGTGATGAGGGTGAAGCTGGTGAGGCGAAGCCTGACCTTCAGGCTCAGTTTAGGGTTCCTCCTAAGCCTTTAGAGCCTCCGGAGCCTGAGAAGTATACAGTTAGACTTCCTGAAGGGATTACAGGCGAGGAGCTTGAGTATATTAAGCTCACAGCCCAGTTTGTGGCGCGGAATGGGAAGTCTTTCTTGACTGGGTTGCAGAGTAGAGAGAATAACAATCCTCAGTTTTTCTTTATGAAGCCAACTCATAGCATGTTCCCTTTATTCACTTCTCTGGTTGATGCGTATTTCGATGTGTTAAAGCCTCCTGAGGACTTGAAAGAGAAGCTGAGGAAGAGTGCCGCTGATTTGACGACCGTTCTTGAGCGGTGTTTGCATCGTCTTGAGTGGGATCGGTCTCAGGAGCAGCAGAGAAAGAAAGAGGAGGACGAGAAGGAGCAGGAGAGAGTGCAGATGGCTATGATTGATTGGCATGATTTTGTGGTTGTGGAGTCTATTGATTTTGCTGACGAGGAGGACGAGGAGTTGCCACCGCCTATGACGCTTGAGGAGGTTATAAGGAGGAGCAAAGTATCTGCAGCGATGGAGGAAGATGAAGTTGTGGAGCCTGGAAAGGAAGTGGAGATGGAGATGGATGAAGAGGAGATGAAGCTTGTTGCGGATGGAATGAGAGCAGCGAACCTGGAAGAGAATGGTGTCTATGTAAGGATTGAAAATATGAACGAAGAAGCACCTATGAGAATCGTTAAGAACTGGAAGAGGCCAGAAGATAGGATCCCGACAGAGAGAGATCCTACAAAAGTTGTTATATCTCCGATTACTGGCGAGCTGATTCCAATCAATGAGATGTCTGAGCACATGCGGATTTCGCTTATTGATCCCAAGTTCAAAGAGCAGAAGGACCGTATGTTTGCTAAGATTCGTGAGACCACTCTTGCACAAGATGACGAGATTGCTAAAAACATTGTCGGGCTTGCTCGTCTGCGTCCTGATATTTTTGGGACGACTGAAGAAGAAGTCTCAAATGCTGTAAAGGCGGAGATTGAGAAGAAGAAAGATGAGCAGCCAAGTCAAGTAATATGGGATGGTCACACAGGAAGTATAGGTCGCACAGCAAACCAAGCCTTGGCTCAGAATGCTAATGGAGAAGAGCAAGGTAATGGCGTTTATGGAGATCCCAATAGCTTCCCTGGTCCGGCTGCTCTTCCTCCTCCTCGACCAGGTGTCCCAGTAGTCCGGCCACTGCCACCACCTCCTAATCTCGCCTTGAACCTCCCTCGCCCTCCTCCTTCTGTTCAGTACCCACCAAGGCCATTAGGTGTTCCAATGATGCAAGCCATGCATCCACAACACCAGCTTTCGATGCCTGGACAACCTGGACACCCGTCGATGATGATGATGAACCGACCACCACAAATGCAGCCTGGTGGTATGCATGTGCCGCCTCCACCGGGATCACAATTTGCTCATCTTCAAGTTCCGAGACCTTATGGTCAGCTTGCACCACCTCCTATAGGGATGATGCAACCACCACCTATGCATGGGATGCCTCCTCCTCCACCCCCTGGGGAGGCACCACCGCCTCTTCCCGAGGAGCCAGAGCCAAAGAGACAGAAGCTCGACGAATCAGCTCTTGTTCCCGAAGAACAATTTCTTGCTCAGCATCCG GGCTCTGCTACGATCCGTGTCTCTGTTCCAAATGTGGATGACGGGCAGGTCATTGAGATCACAGTGCAGTCATTATCCGAAAACGTGGGAAGTTTGAAGGAGAAAATAGCTGGTGAAACACAAATTCCAGCAAACAAACAGAAGTTGAGTGGCAAAGCTGGGTTCTTAAAGGACAACATGTCACTTGCACACTACAATCTTGGAGCAGGAGAAATCTTAACACTATCTTTGAGAGAACGTGGTGGGAGAAAGAGATAA
- the LOC106311534 gene encoding transmembrane 9 superfamily member 2-like yields the protein MKMLLLLLGALILSSVGYVRSDASDHRYKEGDIVPLYANKVGPFHNPSETYRYFDLPFCVPEGVKEKKEAFGEVLNGDRLVSAPYKLNFRDEKDSEVYCKKKLSKEEVKKFRQAVEKDYYFQMYYDDLPIWGFIGKVDKEIKSDPSEYKYFLYKHIEFEILYNNDRVIEISARMDPHSLVDLTEDKEVDAEFMYTVKWKETETPFEKRMDKYSMSSSLPHHLEIHWFSIINSCVTVLLLTGFLATILMRVLKNDFTKYAQDEEAADDLEETGWKYIHGDVFRFPTHNSLFAASLGSGTQLFTLTIFIFMLALVGVFYPYNRGALFTALVVIYALTSGIAGYTSASFYCQLEGKSWVRNLLLTGCLFCGPLLLTFCFLNTVAITYTATAALPFGTIVVIVLIWTLVTSPLLVLGGIAGKNSKAEFQAPCRTTKYPREIPPLPWYRSAVPQMAMAGFLPFSAIYIELYYIFASVWGHRIYTIYSILFIVFIILIIVTAFITVALTYFQLAAEDHQWWWRSFLCGGSTGLFIYAYCLYYYYARSDMSGFMQTSFFFGYMACICYGFFLMLGTVGFRAALFFVRHIYRSIKCE from the exons ATGAAGATGCTGCTCCTCTTACTCGGAGCTCTAATCCTCTCCAGCGTCGGCTATGTCAGATCCGACGCCTCCGACCACCGCTACAAGGAAGGAGACATCGTTCCTCTATACGCCAACAAGGTCGGCCCATTCCACAATCCAAG TGAGACGTATCGTTACTTTGATCTTCCCTTCTGTGTTCCAG AGGGTGTGAAAGAGAAGAAGGAAGCCTTTGGAGAGGTTCTGAACGGCGATCGCCTCGTCAGCGCTCCATACAAGCTCAACTTCAGAGACGAAAAGGACTCCGAAGTCTACTGCAAGAAGAAGCTGAGCAAAGAAGAGGTCAAAAAGTTCCGGCAAGCCGTTGAGAAAGACTACTACTTCCAGATGTACTACGACGATCTCCCCATCTGGGGGTTCATTGGCAAAGTCGACAAGGAGATCAAATCTGATCCGAGCGAGTACAAGTACTTCCTCTACAAGCACATCGAGTTTGAGATTCTGTACAACAATGACCGTGTGATTGAGATCAGTGCTAGGATGGATCCACACTCGCTTGTTGATCTTACTGAGGATAAAGAAGTGGATGCTGAGTTTATGTATACGGTGAAGTGGAAGGAGACGGAGACTCCGTTTGAGAAGAGGATGGACAAGTACTCCATGTCTTCTTCTCTTCCGCATCACTTGGAGATTCACTGGTTCTCTATTATTAACTCGTGTGTCACTGTGCTGCTTTTGACTGGGTTCCTTGCTACCATCTTGATGCGTGTCCTCAAGAATGATTTCACCAA GTATGCTCAAGACGAGGAAGCTGCTGATGATCTGGAGGAAACTGGGTGGAAGTACATTCATGGCGATGTGTTTAGGTTCCCAACGCACAATTCTTTGTTTGCTGCATCACTTGGTAGTGGTACTCAACTGTTTACCCT GACCATATTCATTTTCATGCTTGCTCTTGTTGGAGTGTTCTACCCGTACAACCGAGGAGCACTCTTTACCGCTTTGGTGGTCATTTACGCTCTAACCTCTGGAATTGCTGGATACACATCCGCCTCTTTCTACTGCCAACTTGAAGGCAAAAGCTGG GTGAGAAACTTGTTACTCACCGGATGTCTCTTCTGTGGTCCTTTACTCCTAACCTTCTGCTTCCTCAACACCGTAGCCATCACCTACACAGCAACCGCAGCACTACCCTTTGGAACCATCGTTGTTATCGTCCTTATATGGACACTAGTCACGTCGCCTCTACTCGTCTTAGGTGGCATCGCTGGTAAAAACAGCAAAGCTGAGTTCCAAGCGCCCTGCCGTACGACCAAGTACCCCCGCGAGATCCCGCCGCTCCCTTGGTACAGAAGCGCTGTTCCTCAGATGGCCATGGCTGGTTTCCTTCCTTTCAGTGCCATCTACATCGAGCTTTACTACATTTTCGCTAGTGTCTGGGGTCACCGGATCTACACCATCTACAGCATCCTATTCATCGTCTTCATCATCCTCATCATCGTCACTGCGTTCATAACCGTCGCTTTGACTTACTTCCAGCTCGCTGCTGAAGATCACCAATGGTGGTGGAG ATCATTCCTATGCGGTGGGTCGACCGGTTTGTTTATCTACGCCTACTGCTTATACTATTACTACGCTCGATCAGACATGTCTGGATTCATGCAAACATCGTTCTTCTTCGGATACATGGCTTGCATTTGCTACGGGTTCTTCTTAATGCTCGGGACTGTCGGCTTCCGCGCTGCACTTTTCTTCGTTCGTCACATTTACCGGTCGATCAAATGCGAGTAA